A part of Neovison vison isolate M4711 chromosome 6, ASM_NN_V1, whole genome shotgun sequence genomic DNA contains:
- the KCNMB2 gene encoding calcium-activated potassium channel subunit beta-2 produces MFIWTSGRSSSSYRHDEKRNIYQKIRDHDLLDKRKTVTALKAGEDRAILLGLAMMVCSIMMYFLLGITLLRSYMQSVWTEKSQCTLVNASITETFNCSFSCGPDCWKLSQYPCLQVYVNLTSSGEKLLLYHTEETMKINQKCSYIPKCGKNFEESMSLVNVVMENFRKYQQFSCYSDPEGNQKSVILTKLYSSNVLFHSLFWPTCMMAGGVVIVAMVKLTQYLSLLCERIQRINR; encoded by the exons aaatatttaccaaaaaatcaGGGACCACGACCTCCTGGACAAAAGGAAAACTGTCACAGCACTGAAAGCAGGAGAGGACCGGGCCATTCTCCTGGGACTGGCCATGATGGTCTGCTCCATCATGATGTACTTTCTGCTGGGAATCACACTCCTGCGCTCATACATGCAGAG CGTGTGGACGGAAAAGTCTCAGTGCACCTTGGTGAATGCGTCCATCACAGAAACCTTTAATTGCTCCTTCAGCTGTGGTCCGGACTGCTGGAAACTCTCTCAGTACCCCTGCCTCCAGGTGTATGTTAACCTGACTTCTTCTGGTGAAAAGCTCCTTCTCTACCACACAGAAGAGACCATGAAAATCAATCAGAAG TGCTCCTATATACCTAAGTGTggaaaaaattttgaagaatcCATGTCCCTGGTGAATGTCGTCATGGAAAACTTCAGGAAGTATCAACAGTTCTCTTGCTATTctgacccagaaggaaaccagaaGAGTGTCATCCTAACCAAACTctacagttccaatgtgctgttCCATTCACTGTTCTGGCCAACATGTATGATGGCTGGGGGCGTGGTAATCGTTGCCATGGTGAAACTCACACAGTacctctccctgctctgtgagagGATCCAACGGATCAATAGATAA